In a genomic window of Streptomyces sp. NBC_01231:
- a CDS encoding acyl-CoA/acyl-ACP dehydrogenase, whose amino-acid sequence MTTVTDRAGGATEMPGASEATAASAASEATAAELEDLRETVRSVCADAGGIAAVRRLDEQCPGMDAGLWDTLGRQVGLAALGLPESVGGIGGLAEIAVVCEELGRTLAPVPLLSSTVLAGQVLAGCGTAAKPLAELANGRVHALAVVAPDGVWRSEAVPVGVTWRGGDAVLDGTAPFVLDGADAEALVVAATGPDGVDLFLADPREPGVTVRRVPTLDLSRGQAVVTFSGARARALTAGGEGTEVVTRALDTASVALAAEQLGGAQAALDLTVAHVRDRTQFGRAIGSFQAVKHTCADMLLQVESARSAVVRAVRAAGSPQALAEAAAVAQSWCGEAFTSVAAECVQLHGGMGFTWEHDAHLYFRRAQSDAVLLGGAAHHRERLAGLLGW is encoded by the coding sequence ATGACCACGGTGACCGACCGCGCCGGCGGAGCGACCGAGATGCCCGGGGCGTCCGAAGCCACCGCGGCCTCCGCGGCCTCCGAAGCCACCGCGGCCGAACTGGAGGATCTGCGCGAGACCGTGCGATCGGTGTGCGCGGACGCGGGCGGCATCGCGGCCGTACGACGCCTCGACGAGCAGTGCCCCGGTATGGACGCCGGCCTGTGGGACACCCTCGGCCGGCAGGTGGGCCTCGCGGCTCTCGGGCTGCCGGAGTCCGTGGGCGGCATCGGCGGCCTCGCGGAGATCGCCGTGGTGTGTGAGGAACTCGGCAGGACGCTGGCACCGGTGCCTCTGCTGTCCTCCACCGTGCTGGCCGGGCAGGTGCTGGCCGGCTGCGGTACCGCCGCGAAGCCGCTGGCGGAGCTGGCGAACGGCCGGGTGCACGCGCTCGCGGTGGTCGCGCCCGACGGGGTGTGGCGGTCTGAGGCCGTACCCGTGGGCGTCACCTGGCGGGGCGGCGACGCGGTCCTCGACGGCACCGCGCCGTTCGTACTGGACGGGGCCGACGCCGAGGCCCTGGTGGTCGCGGCCACCGGCCCGGACGGTGTGGACCTCTTTCTCGCCGACCCGCGCGAGCCCGGCGTGACCGTCCGCCGGGTGCCCACACTGGATCTCAGCCGCGGCCAGGCGGTCGTCACGTTCTCCGGTGCCCGGGCCCGTGCGCTGACCGCCGGAGGCGAGGGGACGGAGGTCGTCACCCGCGCCCTGGACACCGCCTCGGTGGCGCTGGCCGCCGAGCAACTCGGCGGTGCGCAGGCGGCCCTGGACCTGACGGTGGCGCACGTACGGGACCGTACGCAGTTCGGCCGGGCGATCGGCAGCTTCCAGGCCGTCAAGCACACCTGCGCGGACATGCTGCTCCAGGTCGAGTCGGCGCGGTCCGCGGTGGTGCGCGCGGTCCGCGCGGCCGGGTCCCCGCAGGCGCTCGCCGAAGCCGCGGCGGTGGCTCAGTCCTGGTGCGGCGAGGCGTTCACATCCGTCGCCGCGGAGTGCGTGCAGTTGCACGGCGGCATGGGCTTCACCTGGGAGCACGACGCGCACCTGTACTTCCGGCGCGCGCAGTCCGACGCCGTACTGCTGGGCGGTGCCGCGCACCACCGGGAACGGCTCGCCGGACTGCTGGGCTGGTAG
- a CDS encoding PEP-utilizing enzyme, translating to MSVTDRQAGPAGQPQGTAQPQGTALFPDPALPQAPGLALVPYGQGRIRGLDAGELGAHGIAMDRLVALGLPVIPGLTVPAGSASTLGEPGTARAAVELVEQLSGRRIGDPARPLLLRLSSSAPGEVAGLPPDLACLGVTPDNADDLCAVIGRAEALYEAWAATVRMIAEYALDVPAALLDDALLDAPEPRARVEALLSLVAQHAERPFPDDPAEQLALAARAVLARWDSPRARRSRKAQKLPADLGIALHVQALRIGPSDRSGYGTAVSRHPETGRFSAEGSFFRGVRRSAPPPHTGEPLRKLTAGTTLLEHSLLTLERHLHAPVSVDFEVRDGEISLLAASVQSRPPLRASVCLAADLARDGVLDKEEAVRRIRPAQVQELLHPQLRLTGDEDLLVRGLPASPGAAAGVIALSSERALELAAEDTHAVLVMHETTPADVPGMLAATAVLTGSGGIASHAAVVARGAGKPAVCGAEGLRVDRAAGTVRIGNRVLREGDPVSLDGRTGAVYAGTLPISVAGPPPELSTLLEWADGARRLGVRVNADTAAEVSTAVALGAEGVGLCRTEHQFLGERLPLIRSVILAADPAARDEALLALEQAQHEDFKALLAAVGDRPVTVRLLDAPLHEFLPAPGEAGDEGAEQRAASLREANPMLGLRGVRLALLHERLYPAQAEALFSAWADVAATGVMPQLEVMIPLVSLPEELEAAAAFVRDAAAAVAARTGVEVPYRLGTMIETPRAALLAAELAEHAEFFSFGTNDLTQLTYGFSRDDVERQVLASYQERGFLTASPFARLDPHGVGALIALAVERARSVRPDIKLGVCGEHGGDPESIAFCDDLGLDYVSCSAHRVPVARMAAAHSVLRGSGSVNGNGSGSGDRDRTAT from the coding sequence TTGAGCGTCACCGACCGCCAAGCAGGCCCAGCCGGCCAGCCTCAGGGCACAGCTCAGCCTCAGGGCACCGCGCTGTTCCCGGACCCGGCTCTGCCGCAGGCACCCGGCCTCGCCCTGGTGCCGTACGGCCAGGGCCGGATCCGGGGACTGGACGCCGGCGAGCTGGGCGCGCACGGCATCGCGATGGACCGGCTGGTCGCCCTCGGGCTGCCCGTGATCCCCGGACTGACCGTGCCGGCGGGCTCCGCGTCCACACTGGGCGAGCCCGGCACCGCCCGCGCGGCCGTCGAACTGGTGGAGCAACTGTCCGGACGCCGGATCGGGGACCCGGCCCGGCCCCTGCTGCTGCGCCTGTCGTCGAGCGCGCCGGGCGAGGTCGCCGGACTGCCGCCCGATCTCGCCTGTCTCGGTGTCACCCCGGACAACGCCGACGACCTGTGCGCCGTCATCGGCCGCGCGGAGGCGCTGTACGAGGCGTGGGCGGCCACGGTCCGGATGATCGCGGAGTACGCGCTCGACGTACCGGCCGCGCTGCTGGACGACGCTCTCCTCGACGCGCCCGAGCCCCGCGCCCGGGTCGAGGCGCTGTTGTCCCTCGTCGCACAGCACGCCGAGCGCCCTTTCCCCGACGACCCGGCGGAGCAGCTCGCTCTGGCCGCCCGGGCGGTCCTCGCCCGCTGGGACTCACCGCGAGCCAGAAGGTCACGCAAGGCTCAGAAGCTCCCGGCCGACCTGGGCATCGCCCTGCACGTCCAGGCGCTGCGCATCGGTCCTTCGGACCGCTCCGGCTACGGCACGGCGGTCAGCCGCCACCCCGAGACCGGACGCTTCTCCGCCGAGGGCTCGTTCTTCCGGGGCGTGCGCCGCAGCGCACCGCCTCCACACACCGGCGAACCGCTCAGGAAACTGACCGCGGGCACGACCCTGCTGGAGCATTCGCTGCTCACGCTCGAGCGCCATCTGCACGCACCGGTCTCCGTCGACTTCGAGGTGCGCGACGGCGAGATCTCGCTGCTCGCCGCCTCGGTGCAGAGCCGCCCGCCGCTGCGCGCCTCGGTGTGTCTGGCGGCGGACCTGGCCCGGGACGGGGTGCTCGACAAGGAAGAGGCGGTACGGCGGATCAGGCCGGCGCAGGTGCAGGAGCTGCTGCACCCGCAACTGAGGCTGACCGGCGACGAGGACCTTCTGGTACGTGGGCTGCCCGCGTCCCCCGGGGCGGCGGCCGGCGTCATCGCGCTGTCCAGCGAACGCGCCCTGGAGCTGGCCGCCGAGGACACGCACGCCGTCCTGGTGATGCACGAGACGACACCGGCCGACGTCCCCGGCATGCTGGCCGCCACCGCGGTGCTGACCGGCAGCGGCGGTATCGCCTCGCACGCGGCGGTGGTGGCGCGGGGCGCCGGGAAGCCGGCCGTGTGCGGTGCCGAGGGGCTGCGCGTGGACCGGGCGGCCGGCACCGTACGGATCGGGAACCGGGTGCTGCGCGAGGGCGACCCGGTGTCGCTCGACGGCCGTACCGGCGCCGTCTACGCCGGAACGCTGCCGATCAGTGTCGCCGGACCGCCGCCTGAGCTGTCCACCCTGCTGGAGTGGGCCGACGGTGCACGGCGGCTCGGCGTACGGGTCAACGCCGACACCGCGGCGGAGGTGAGCACCGCCGTCGCCCTCGGCGCGGAGGGTGTGGGCCTGTGCCGTACGGAACACCAGTTCCTCGGCGAGCGGCTGCCGCTGATCCGCAGCGTCATCCTGGCCGCCGACCCGGCGGCCCGCGACGAGGCGCTGCTCGCCCTGGAGCAGGCACAGCACGAGGACTTCAAGGCGCTGCTGGCCGCCGTCGGCGACCGCCCGGTCACCGTGCGGCTGCTGGACGCGCCGCTGCACGAGTTCCTGCCCGCGCCCGGCGAGGCGGGAGACGAGGGGGCAGAGCAGCGGGCCGCGTCGTTGCGGGAGGCCAACCCCATGCTCGGGCTGCGCGGGGTGCGTCTGGCGCTGCTGCACGAACGGCTGTACCCGGCGCAGGCCGAGGCGCTCTTCTCCGCGTGGGCCGATGTCGCCGCGACCGGTGTCATGCCCCAGCTGGAGGTCATGATCCCACTGGTCAGCCTGCCGGAGGAGCTGGAGGCAGCGGCCGCCTTTGTGCGCGATGCCGCCGCGGCGGTGGCCGCCCGCACCGGCGTCGAGGTGCCGTACCGGCTGGGCACGATGATCGAGACTCCGCGGGCCGCTCTGCTGGCCGCCGAACTCGCCGAGCACGCCGAGTTCTTCTCCTTCGGGACGAACGACCTCACCCAGCTCACCTACGGGTTCTCCCGGGACGACGTGGAGCGCCAGGTGCTCGCCTCGTACCAGGAGCGCGGGTTCCTCACCGCCAGCCCGTTCGCCCGGCTCGATCCGCACGGGGTCGGCGCGCTGATCGCGCTGGCGGTGGAGAGGGCCAGGAGCGTACGGCCGGACATCAAGCTCGGCGTGTGCGGTGAGCACGGCGGGGACCCCGAGTCGATCGCGTTCTGCGACGACCTGGGACTGGACTACGTCTCGTGCTCCGCGCACCGCGTGCCGGTCGCCCGGATGGCGGCGGCGCACAGCGTGCTGCGTGGGAGCGGAAGCGTCAACGGCAACGGGAGCGGAAGCGGCGACCGGGACAGGACGGCGACATGA
- a CDS encoding thiolase family protein has product MSGADEIYVVGCGMHPFGRDESVTGMDMAVRAVREALTDAGVAWEDIGYAAGGSDVSGKPDTLVGRLGLTGVPFVNVQNGCATGTSTVLAVANALRAGEASVGLAVGFDKHERGAFHVSAARYGLGDWYAETGMMLTTQFFALKTQRYLHEHGIPEQALATVAARAFRNGARHPLAWRRKELTEEEILDSPEVSPPLTQYMFCSPGQGAAALVLARGDRAFDLCERPVRLASLAFRTRRFGSFEVFAPWLPPGPHRSPSVDAAEAVFRGAGLRPADVRVAQLQDTDSGSELIHLAETGLCGHGEQEELLAAGDTEVTGRIPVNTDGGCLAGGEPVGASGLRQFHEVVRQLQGRAPGVQVPGGPRVGFTHVYGAPGISACAVLTV; this is encoded by the coding sequence ATGAGCGGGGCCGACGAGATCTACGTGGTCGGATGCGGGATGCACCCCTTCGGCCGCGACGAGTCCGTCACCGGCATGGACATGGCCGTACGCGCGGTACGCGAGGCGCTGACCGACGCCGGCGTCGCCTGGGAGGACATCGGTTACGCGGCGGGCGGCTCCGACGTGTCCGGCAAACCCGACACGCTGGTGGGCCGACTGGGGCTGACCGGTGTGCCGTTCGTCAATGTGCAGAACGGCTGCGCCACCGGGACCTCGACGGTGCTCGCGGTGGCCAACGCGCTGCGGGCCGGCGAGGCGTCGGTGGGTCTGGCCGTGGGGTTCGACAAGCACGAGCGGGGCGCGTTCCACGTCTCCGCGGCCCGCTACGGTCTCGGGGACTGGTACGCGGAGACCGGGATGATGCTGACGACCCAGTTCTTCGCTCTCAAGACGCAGCGCTATCTGCACGAGCACGGAATACCGGAGCAGGCGTTGGCGACGGTGGCCGCGCGCGCCTTCCGCAACGGCGCCCGTCATCCCCTGGCCTGGCGACGCAAGGAGTTGACGGAGGAGGAGATCCTCGACTCCCCCGAGGTGAGCCCACCCCTCACGCAGTACATGTTCTGTTCGCCGGGGCAGGGCGCGGCCGCGCTGGTGCTGGCGCGCGGCGATCGCGCTTTCGACCTGTGTGAACGGCCGGTCAGGCTGGCGTCGCTGGCCTTCCGGACCAGACGGTTCGGCTCGTTCGAGGTGTTCGCACCCTGGCTGCCGCCGGGACCGCACCGCAGCCCGAGCGTGGACGCGGCGGAGGCGGTCTTCCGCGGGGCCGGTCTGCGGCCCGCGGATGTGCGGGTGGCCCAGTTGCAGGACACCGACAGCGGCTCGGAGTTGATCCACCTGGCGGAGACGGGGCTGTGCGGGCACGGCGAGCAGGAGGAACTGCTGGCCGCGGGAGACACCGAGGTCACGGGCCGGATCCCGGTCAACACCGACGGCGGGTGCCTGGCCGGAGGGGAGCCGGTCGGCGCCTCGGGGCTGCGCCAGTTCCACGAGGTCGTACGGCAGTTGCAGGGCCGCGCCCCGGGAGTGCAGGTGCCGGGCGGTCCCCGGGTGGGCTTCACGCATGTGTACGGGGCGCCCGGGATCAGCGCGTGCGCGGTGCTGACGGTCTGA
- a CDS encoding TetR/AcrR family transcriptional regulator, whose protein sequence is MTTSGTRAAHRPSRRQWVIEAATELFATQPPDEVTVADIAARAEMTSAAVYYHFSSKDQVLVEGMRVFADALREQLETLMVGHRSGSEIGPTVTALVVWLGEHRSAATVFFVSSAGMSQEAEALRQEIRTQLLDELVRLVRKGREPVTDAEAAVIGLGVLALLETAAVSQVRGDDVYRSLGHRSFIHEVGRLAERIADPATEQRT, encoded by the coding sequence ATGACTACATCCGGGACCCGCGCAGCTCACCGCCCCTCGCGCAGGCAGTGGGTGATCGAGGCAGCCACGGAGCTCTTCGCCACCCAGCCTCCGGACGAGGTGACGGTGGCCGACATCGCGGCACGGGCGGAGATGACGTCGGCCGCGGTGTACTACCACTTCTCCTCCAAGGACCAGGTCCTGGTGGAAGGCATGCGGGTGTTCGCCGACGCGCTGCGCGAGCAGTTGGAGACGCTCATGGTGGGGCACCGGTCGGGTTCGGAGATCGGTCCGACGGTCACGGCGCTGGTGGTCTGGCTGGGCGAACACCGGTCCGCCGCGACCGTCTTCTTCGTGTCCTCGGCCGGCATGAGCCAGGAGGCGGAGGCCCTGCGCCAGGAGATCCGCACGCAGTTGCTGGACGAACTGGTACGACTGGTGCGCAAGGGCCGCGAACCGGTCACGGACGCGGAGGCGGCCGTGATCGGCCTGGGGGTGCTGGCGCTGCTCGAAACCGCGGCGGTCTCGCAGGTGCGGGGGGACGATGTCTACCGGTCCCTCGGGCACCGTTCCTTCATCCACGAGGTCGGCCGGCTCGCCGAGCGGATCGCGGATCCGGCGACAGAGCAGCGGACCTGA
- a CDS encoding OB-fold domain-containing protein: MTTRLIDEGLFAGVDPPRLVGARCAGCGTVVFPRQDSCPRCSDGTMSGHPLPVRGRVWSWTRQAFEPKPPYRAPADGYQPYHVGYVDLGEVLVEARLAVSRPDIRIGLPVRLTTVPAYRDEDGTDVVTFAFGPDTEGQR; encoded by the coding sequence ATGACCACCAGACTCATCGACGAAGGCCTGTTCGCCGGCGTGGATCCGCCGCGTCTCGTGGGGGCCCGCTGCGCGGGGTGCGGCACCGTCGTCTTCCCCCGCCAGGACTCGTGCCCGAGGTGCTCGGACGGGACCATGTCCGGGCACCCGCTGCCGGTGCGCGGGCGGGTGTGGTCGTGGACGCGGCAGGCGTTCGAGCCCAAGCCGCCGTACCGGGCACCGGCCGACGGCTACCAGCCGTATCACGTGGGCTATGTGGACCTCGGTGAGGTGCTGGTCGAGGCGCGCCTGGCCGTCTCCCGGCCGGACATCCGGATCGGACTTCCGGTCCGGCTCACCACGGTGCCCGCGTACCGGGACGAGGACGGCACCGACGTAGTGACCTTCGCGTTCGGTCCGGACACGGAGGGACAGCGATGA
- a CDS encoding 2-oxo acid dehydrogenase subunit E2 yields MAVEVLLPKIGLTMQEGTIDEWLVPTGATVAEGDALLRLATDKVDVDVEAEAGGVFHPVVLAGATVPAGALIGWLLAEGEQPPGPGGTPMPAGSGSLGADAAPAAGGVPSAAPSPHGGGTAGLNGTAGLNDATGHNGATGLNGATGLNGATGLNGATGSHGPGGRLLASPNARRVAADTGVDLTAVRGTGPGGRIVSEDVEEYLLIPAPQPPAALPADSVTPVSPLVRRVAKERGIDLADVRGTGVGGRIRRADLDAATPTATPAPTPAKARRATASPQPGDVIPLTGMRGAIARRMHASLQEMAQLTHGYEVRMDAVVALRAQLKQEWADSDLPVPSLNDFLMKAAALALRDHPLLNAEVTEDGVRLYEGIHVGFAVAVPNGLLVPVIEDAADLRLPEIASRSRELADQARSGRISPALLEGATFTVTSLGGYGVDFFTPVINPGNVAILGVGRLRDGVDWVDEQPRRTQVLTLSLTFDHRAVDGAPAAEYLRTLGELLRKPLRLLV; encoded by the coding sequence GTGGCGGTCGAAGTTCTGCTGCCGAAGATCGGCCTGACCATGCAGGAAGGCACGATCGACGAATGGCTCGTGCCGACCGGTGCCACCGTCGCGGAGGGTGACGCACTGCTGCGGCTGGCCACCGACAAGGTGGACGTGGATGTCGAGGCGGAGGCCGGGGGAGTGTTCCACCCCGTCGTCCTGGCCGGGGCGACCGTCCCGGCGGGGGCGCTCATCGGCTGGCTGCTGGCCGAAGGCGAGCAGCCGCCGGGCCCGGGGGGTACGCCGATGCCCGCCGGGTCCGGGTCGCTCGGCGCGGACGCGGCGCCGGCCGCGGGGGGCGTTCCTTCCGCGGCGCCATCGCCCCACGGCGGCGGCACAGCCGGGCTCAACGGCACCGCTGGGCTCAATGACGCGACGGGGCACAACGGTGCGACGGGGCTCAATGGCGCGACGGGGCTCAACGGTGCGACGGGGCTCAACGGCGCAACCGGGTCCCATGGCCCGGGGGGTCGTCTCCTGGCCTCGCCGAACGCCCGGCGGGTCGCCGCCGACACCGGCGTCGACCTCACCGCCGTACGCGGCACCGGGCCTGGCGGCCGGATCGTCTCCGAGGACGTGGAGGAGTACCTGCTCATCCCGGCGCCACAGCCTCCCGCCGCCTTGCCGGCCGACTCGGTGACCCCCGTCTCGCCCCTGGTTCGCAGGGTGGCGAAGGAGCGTGGCATCGACTTGGCCGACGTACGCGGCACGGGGGTGGGCGGCCGGATCCGGCGGGCCGATCTCGACGCCGCCACCCCGACGGCCACACCGGCGCCGACTCCGGCGAAGGCCCGCCGGGCCACGGCGTCGCCCCAGCCCGGGGACGTCATCCCGCTCACCGGGATGCGTGGCGCCATCGCCCGCCGGATGCACGCCAGCCTCCAGGAGATGGCGCAGCTGACGCACGGCTACGAGGTGCGGATGGATGCCGTCGTGGCGCTGCGGGCCCAGTTGAAGCAGGAATGGGCCGACAGTGATCTGCCGGTGCCCAGCCTCAACGACTTCCTCATGAAGGCCGCCGCACTGGCCCTGCGCGACCACCCGCTGCTCAACGCGGAGGTGACCGAGGACGGCGTGCGCCTGTACGAGGGCATCCATGTCGGGTTCGCCGTCGCGGTGCCGAACGGCCTGCTCGTCCCCGTGATCGAGGACGCGGCGGACCTGCGGCTGCCCGAAATCGCCTCCCGGTCAAGGGAGTTGGCAGACCAGGCCCGATCCGGCCGGATCTCCCCGGCGCTACTGGAGGGGGCCACGTTCACCGTCACCTCGCTGGGCGGGTACGGCGTCGACTTCTTCACCCCCGTGATCAACCCCGGCAACGTCGCCATCCTCGGCGTGGGAAGGCTCAGGGACGGCGTCGACTGGGTGGACGAACAACCGCGGCGGACCCAGGTGCTCACCCTGAGCCTCACCTTCGACCACCGCGCCGTGGACGGGGCGCCGGCGGCCGAATACCTGCGCACACTCGGTGAGCTGCTGCGCAAACCCCTGCGGCTGCTGGTCTGA
- a CDS encoding alpha-ketoacid dehydrogenase subunit beta: MTTVSEAPAVAPDGTARKLTYVKAFNEGLAQAMREDENVFVAGEDVAGYGGVFRMFDNLLDEFGPRRMIDTPISEAALVGLGVGAAARGLRPVVDLMFMDFIGVCLDQIVNQAAKMKYMFGGSVSVPLTITTASGAGLGAAAQHSQSLEAWLCHVPGLKVVMPCDAYTAKGLTVSAIRDNNPVVVMLNKVLLGSKSEVPEQIYGIPLGQAHTARQGSDVTVIALGRMVGEALAAAEELAAEGIEVEVIDPRTVQPLDTETMIASARRTNRVLVVHEAVTFGGLGAEIAAQIQDAAFDHLDAPVLRIGAPFSPVPFSPVLEKAYVPDQARIVQGCRRLLERS, translated from the coding sequence ATGACCACCGTCTCCGAAGCACCCGCCGTCGCCCCGGACGGCACGGCCCGCAAGCTCACCTACGTCAAAGCCTTCAACGAGGGCCTGGCGCAGGCCATGCGCGAGGACGAGAACGTCTTCGTCGCCGGCGAGGACGTGGCCGGCTACGGCGGCGTCTTCCGCATGTTCGACAACCTGCTCGACGAGTTCGGCCCGCGCCGCATGATCGACACCCCGATCTCCGAGGCCGCGCTCGTCGGCCTGGGCGTGGGCGCCGCCGCCCGGGGCCTGCGCCCCGTCGTCGACCTGATGTTCATGGACTTCATCGGCGTCTGCCTGGACCAGATCGTGAATCAGGCCGCCAAGATGAAGTACATGTTCGGCGGCTCCGTCTCGGTGCCGCTCACCATCACCACCGCCTCCGGCGCGGGCCTCGGCGCCGCCGCCCAGCACAGCCAGAGCCTGGAGGCCTGGCTCTGCCACGTGCCCGGCCTCAAGGTCGTGATGCCGTGCGACGCCTACACCGCCAAGGGTCTGACCGTCTCCGCCATCCGGGACAACAACCCGGTCGTCGTCATGCTCAACAAGGTCCTGCTGGGCAGTAAGAGCGAGGTGCCCGAGCAGATCTACGGCATCCCGCTCGGCCAGGCCCACACCGCGCGGCAGGGCTCCGACGTCACCGTCATCGCCCTGGGCCGCATGGTGGGCGAGGCCCTCGCGGCGGCCGAGGAACTGGCTGCCGAGGGCATCGAGGTCGAGGTCATCGACCCCCGCACCGTCCAGCCCCTGGACACCGAGACGATGATCGCCTCCGCGCGCCGCACCAACCGCGTCCTCGTCGTGCACGAGGCCGTCACCTTCGGCGGGCTCGGCGCGGAGATCGCCGCCCAGATCCAGGACGCGGCCTTCGACCACCTGGACGCGCCGGTCCTGCGCATCGGCGCCCCCTTCTCCCCGGTGCCGTTCTCGCCGGTCCTGGAGAAGGCCTACGTGCCCGACCAGGCCCGCATCGTGCAGGGCTGCCGTCGTCTCCTCGAAAGGTCGTGA
- a CDS encoding TetR/AcrR family transcriptional regulator: MATTTNGKQPAHRPSRRQHIISAAVRVFGRNGFAETSVQDIADEAQVVPTAVYYHFAGKEELLELAMRRVFDQLNTVVETARPDTEPGDAEGLVRVIDAVWDWVEKNPDEARLYQVQIASANGNIKLLRDEFEQRHIQRAYDYLPESTTRGPRAAKARHASQALAVRTLISTTILVTALRAEGGPLSQLPSRSVQEAVRSLALRIVGADQRTESAATTA, translated from the coding sequence ATGGCCACCACCACGAACGGCAAGCAGCCCGCCCACCGACCTTCGCGACGTCAGCACATCATCAGCGCGGCCGTCCGGGTGTTCGGCCGCAACGGTTTCGCGGAGACCAGTGTGCAGGACATCGCGGACGAGGCCCAGGTGGTGCCCACGGCCGTCTACTACCACTTCGCGGGCAAGGAGGAGTTGCTCGAACTCGCCATGCGGCGCGTCTTCGACCAGTTGAACACGGTCGTGGAGACCGCCCGGCCGGACACCGAGCCGGGTGACGCCGAGGGCCTGGTGCGAGTCATCGACGCGGTGTGGGACTGGGTGGAGAAGAACCCGGACGAAGCCCGCCTCTACCAGGTCCAGATCGCCTCCGCCAACGGCAACATCAAGCTGCTGCGCGACGAGTTCGAGCAGCGGCACATCCAGCGCGCGTACGACTACCTGCCCGAGAGCACCACCCGCGGACCTCGGGCGGCCAAGGCACGGCACGCGTCGCAGGCGCTCGCGGTCCGCACGCTGATCAGTACGACCATCCTGGTGACCGCGCTGCGGGCGGAGGGCGGACCCCTGTCGCAGCTGCCGTCCCGGTCCGTGCAGGAGGCCGTCAGGTCCCTGGCCCTGCGCATCGTCGGCGCCGACCAGAGGACCGAGTCCGCCGCCACGACGGCCTGA
- a CDS encoding SDR family NAD(P)-dependent oxidoreductase — MSEVRTALVTGGARGIGVEICRQLAERGMRVLVGARKREAAEEVCRAIGPAALPLALDVGSALSVSTAVREAEDLIGGGSGIDVLVNNAGVSLDGDLRPPHLDEEVLRATLDINLVGAWRMAEAVVPGMVRAGYGRVVNLTSSYGSLALMDSGRHPAYRVSKTALNALTRMLAGELAGTGVLVNAADPGWTRSGMGGASAPRGPEEGADTPVWLATLPEGDATTGGLFAERGPLPW; from the coding sequence ATGAGCGAGGTCAGGACCGCCCTGGTCACCGGCGGCGCGCGCGGAATCGGCGTCGAGATCTGCCGCCAACTCGCCGAGCGGGGGATGCGGGTTCTGGTCGGGGCGCGGAAGCGGGAGGCGGCCGAGGAGGTGTGCCGCGCCATCGGGCCCGCGGCGCTGCCGCTCGCCCTCGACGTGGGTTCCGCGCTCAGTGTCTCCACAGCGGTGCGGGAGGCCGAGGATCTGATCGGTGGCGGGAGCGGGATCGACGTACTGGTGAACAACGCGGGCGTGTCCCTGGACGGCGATCTGCGGCCCCCGCACCTCGACGAGGAGGTCCTGCGCGCCACCTTGGACATCAATCTCGTGGGCGCCTGGCGCATGGCCGAGGCCGTCGTCCCGGGCATGGTGCGGGCCGGGTACGGGCGGGTGGTCAACCTCACCAGCTCGTACGGCTCGCTGGCGCTGATGGACTCCGGTCGGCATCCGGCCTACCGCGTCTCCAAGACCGCCCTCAACGCCCTGACCCGGATGCTCGCGGGTGAACTGGCGGGCACGGGCGTCCTGGTCAACGCGGCCGACCCCGGCTGGACCCGCAGCGGCATGGGCGGCGCCTCCGCCCCGCGCGGGCCGGAGGAGGGCGCGGACACACCCGTCTGGCTGGCCACCCTTCCCGAGGGCGACGCGACGACGGGCGGGTTGTTCGCGGAGCGCGGACCGCTGCCCTGGTGA